A stretch of Sulfurimonas autotrophica DSM 16294 DNA encodes these proteins:
- the purC gene encoding phosphoribosylaminoimidazolesuccinocarboxamide synthase, translating into MEKKGLLYEGKAKKLYLTEDENLVISEFKDDLTAFNGEKKSSEEGKGALNNKISTELFKLLEQNGIPTHFVKMLDDNHMLHKKVDVILIEVIVRNIATGSLTRNLGIEDGTVLPFTLVEFDYKNDELGDPKLNDQHALILGLVDFQDELDKLRRMARQVNDILKPYFAEKGLNLVDFKLEFGKDKDGNIILVDEISPDNCRFWDMKSGEKMDKDRFRQGLGGLTVAYEQVLNRILGK; encoded by the coding sequence GTGGAAAAAAAAGGGTTACTTTACGAAGGTAAGGCAAAAAAGTTATATTTAACAGAAGATGAAAACTTGGTTATTTCTGAGTTCAAAGATGACTTAACAGCATTCAACGGCGAAAAAAAATCAAGTGAAGAAGGAAAAGGAGCGCTCAATAATAAAATTTCTACAGAGTTATTTAAACTCTTAGAGCAAAACGGTATTCCAACTCACTTTGTTAAAATGCTTGATGACAACCATATGCTGCATAAAAAAGTTGATGTTATACTTATAGAGGTAATTGTTCGTAATATTGCGACAGGGAGTCTTACTCGTAACCTCGGTATTGAAGATGGCACGGTTTTGCCTTTTACTCTTGTAGAATTTGACTATAAAAACGATGAACTTGGTGACCCAAAACTCAATGATCAACATGCTCTTATTCTCGGGTTAGTTGATTTTCAAGATGAACTTGATAAACTGCGCCGCATGGCAAGACAAGTCAATGATATTTTGAAACCTTATTTCGCAGAAAAAGGCTTAAACCTAGTTGACTTCAAACTTGAGTTTGGAAAAGATAAAGACGGCAATATTATTCTCGTTGATGAGATTTCACCTGATAACTGTCGTTTTTGGGACATGAAAAGCGGTGAAAAAATGGATAAAGACAGATTCCGTCAAGGGCTTGGCGGACTTACAGTAGCTTACGAGCA
- a CDS encoding shikimate kinase: protein MKNIVLIGFMGVGKGSIAREVVKYSDYIAIDTDDLIESMENKKIKKIFEENGEDYFRKLEKHVAKWLEKSVHDTLVSTGGGFYKRENLQKIGTIVLLDSPFDAIIKRIKKHPNAARKLKKRPLLNDLKEAKKLYEERRPQYLKLAEIVIDVTDKSAQECAKELLKKVKKYG from the coding sequence ATGAAAAACATTGTACTGATAGGTTTTATGGGCGTAGGCAAAGGAAGTATAGCCAGAGAAGTTGTAAAATATTCTGATTATATTGCCATTGATACAGATGATCTTATCGAGAGTATGGAAAATAAAAAAATTAAAAAAATATTTGAAGAAAATGGTGAAGATTATTTTCGAAAATTAGAAAAACATGTTGCAAAATGGTTAGAAAAAAGTGTACATGATACTCTTGTATCTACGGGCGGCGGTTTTTATAAACGAGAAAATTTACAAAAAATAGGTACAATTGTTTTATTGGACTCTCCTTTTGATGCTATTATTAAGAGAATAAAAAAACATCCAAATGCGGCGAGAAAACTGAAAAAAAGACCATTGCTTAATGATTTAAAAGAGGCAAAAAAGCTGTATGAAGAGAGACGACCTCAGTATTTGAAATTAGCAGAGATTGTAATAGATGTTACTGATAAATCAGCGCAGGAATGTGCAAAAGAACTTTTAAAAAAGGTAAAAAAATATGGGTAA
- a CDS encoding 4Fe-4S dicluster domain-containing protein, which yields MQLGFLVDLHLCMGCKGCEIACKVENEVPLSTWRLRVKYVDVGTFPETKRTFTPLRCNHCENAPCERICPVSALHYIENGIVNIDKERCIGCAGCVMACPYGAIYIDPETQTADKCTYCAHRIASSMMPACVVACPVEANIFGDLDDPASNISMYIQDHRDVQVRKPEKGTNPHHFYVGAGQVNLNPLASQRIEGYNLFNKITTLPLGGHHE from the coding sequence ATGCAATTAGGTTTCCTAGTTGATTTACACCTGTGTATGGGTTGTAAAGGTTGTGAGATCGCATGTAAAGTGGAGAATGAAGTTCCGCTTAGTACATGGAGACTTCGTGTTAAATATGTAGATGTGGGAACTTTCCCAGAAACTAAGAGAACATTTACTCCTCTTAGATGTAATCATTGTGAGAATGCACCATGTGAGAGAATTTGTCCTGTAAGTGCATTACACTATATAGAGAATGGTATTGTAAACATTGATAAAGAAAGATGTATCGGTTGTGCGGGTTGTGTTATGGCTTGTCCATATGGTGCAATTTATATTGACCCTGAAACACAAACAGCAGATAAGTGTACATATTGTGCGCACCGTATCGCATCAAGCATGATGCCTGCTTGTGTTGTTGCATGTCCTGTTGAAGCAAATATTTTTGGTGACCTTGACGATCCGGCTTCAAATATTTCTATGTATATTCAAGATCATAGAGATGTACAGGTTCGAAAACCTGAAAAGGGAACAAACCCTCACCATTTCTATGTTGGAGCAGGTCAAGTGAACCTTAACCCTCTTGCATCACAAAGAATAGAGGGCTATAATTTATTCAATAAAATAACAACACTTCCACTAGGAGGGCATCACGAATGA
- a CDS encoding S41 family peptidase, whose protein sequence is MKNKKFITLGFASVATSMALMFSSSLFAESSIKDAQASRLQALEKFTKVISIVQQYDVDDVTIEELIDKALDGMMKNLDAHSNYLTQKDYKQLKVQTEGEFGGLGITVGMKNGALTVIAPIDGTPADKAGLKSGDIILKIDNKSTIGMTIDEAVSLMRGKVGEPIDLLIVREGKMKPLAVHIVRGVITIESVHAKTIGKNILYLRVASFDKKVVEDVTKEIKKRKAATKGIILDLRNNPGGLLDQAVGLVDTFVNDGVIVSQKGRRKAETKTYTAHTSNTLTKVPLVVLINGGSASASEIVSGALQDHKRAVLVGENTFGKGSVQVVLPITKIEAIKLTIARYYLPSGRTIQAVGVKPDVIVTPGEFTTHKNEFAIKEADLKKHLQEELEKVDGKKAQTKEDKKDKKDIITPEIFNKDIQLKEAVDIMKALVIIKG, encoded by the coding sequence ATGAAAAATAAAAAATTTATCACCTTAGGATTTGCATCGGTTGCTACATCAATGGCTCTTATGTTTTCCTCTTCTTTATTTGCAGAAAGTTCAATTAAAGATGCGCAGGCTTCTAGACTTCAGGCTTTAGAAAAGTTTACAAAAGTTATCAGTATAGTACAGCAGTATGATGTAGATGATGTAACTATAGAAGAACTTATAGATAAAGCACTTGACGGAATGATGAAAAATCTTGATGCCCATTCAAATTATTTAACACAAAAAGACTACAAACAGCTCAAAGTACAAACTGAAGGCGAGTTTGGCGGTCTTGGCATCACGGTAGGCATGAAGAACGGAGCGTTAACTGTTATTGCCCCAATTGATGGTACTCCAGCAGATAAAGCAGGACTAAAATCTGGTGATATAATTTTAAAAATTGATAATAAATCGACAATCGGCATGACCATTGATGAAGCTGTATCATTAATGCGTGGTAAAGTCGGTGAACCAATTGATTTGCTCATTGTTCGAGAGGGAAAGATGAAGCCTCTTGCCGTGCATATTGTTCGCGGTGTTATTACTATTGAGTCAGTACATGCAAAAACCATCGGTAAAAATATACTTTATCTAAGAGTCGCTAGTTTTGATAAAAAAGTCGTAGAAGATGTTACAAAAGAAATCAAAAAAAGAAAAGCGGCAACAAAAGGTATTATTTTGGATTTACGAAACAATCCAGGCGGTTTACTTGACCAGGCTGTCGGCTTGGTTGACACATTTGTTAATGACGGTGTTATAGTTTCCCAAAAAGGACGACGCAAAGCGGAAACGAAAACATATACTGCACATACATCAAACACACTCACCAAAGTTCCTTTAGTAGTTTTAATCAATGGCGGCAGTGCAAGTGCAAGTGAAATTGTGAGCGGTGCTTTGCAAGATCATAAACGCGCTGTGTTAGTAGGTGAAAATACTTTTGGAAAAGGAAGTGTACAGGTTGTCCTACCTATTACAAAAATAGAAGCGATAAAACTCACAATTGCTAGATATTATCTTCCAAGTGGAAGAACCATTCAGGCTGTCGGGGTCAAACCTGATGTTATTGTTACACCAGGTGAATTTACAACGCATAAAAATGAGTTTGCTATTAAAGAAGCGGACCTAAAAAAACACCTGCAAGAAGAACTTGAAAAAGTTGATGGCAAAAAAGCACAGACTAAAGAAGATAAAAAAGATAAAAAAGATATAATTACGCCAGAAATTTTCAACAAAGACATTCAACTCAAAGAAGCAGTTGACATTATGAAAGCTCTTGTGATAATAAAAGGATAG
- the hisD gene encoding histidinol dehydrogenase, protein MIFVQSNDNDFDVKFEELLGRGKMDIAHVSAIVGDIIEDIKTDKNKALKSHIAKFDNWTPKSDEDLKITTESMKTAYENIDEALKDSLHLAYDRIKAYHEKQKPKSWFDTEENGTILGQKVTPVDSAGLYIPGGKAAYPSSLLMNVIPAQVAGVENIIVCTPTPDNEPNELLLAACHLCGVSEVYKVGGASAIAALAYGTETIPKVDVITGPGNIFVATAKKMVFGEVNIDMIAGPSEIGILADESANANHLAIDLLSQAEHDEMASSILITPSQKLADAVKIEIESWLTKLPRQKIARKSIEERGAIIVTQTMDEAIELMNKIAPEHLEVATMSPFELLPYIKHAGAIFLGHNTPEAIGDYVAGPNHTLPTGGTAKFYSPLGVENFMKKSSIISFSSAAINEIGQECALIANTEGLTAHEQSVRVRLK, encoded by the coding sequence ATGATATTTGTACAATCTAATGATAATGATTTTGATGTAAAGTTTGAAGAACTTCTGGGACGAGGGAAGATGGATATCGCTCATGTGAGTGCAATTGTAGGTGATATTATTGAAGATATAAAAACAGATAAAAATAAAGCACTTAAGTCTCATATTGCCAAGTTTGACAACTGGACGCCAAAAAGTGATGAAGACTTGAAAATTACTACAGAGTCTATGAAAACAGCATATGAAAATATTGATGAAGCATTAAAAGATTCACTTCATTTGGCATATGATAGAATAAAAGCATATCACGAAAAACAAAAACCAAAGTCTTGGTTTGATACAGAGGAAAATGGAACAATTTTAGGTCAAAAAGTGACTCCTGTTGACAGTGCTGGGCTTTATATTCCCGGAGGAAAAGCAGCATATCCGTCATCTTTGTTAATGAATGTTATTCCTGCGCAGGTTGCCGGTGTTGAAAACATTATCGTCTGTACACCGACGCCCGACAATGAGCCAAATGAACTTTTATTGGCTGCTTGTCATCTATGCGGTGTGAGCGAAGTTTATAAAGTCGGTGGTGCGAGTGCTATTGCAGCTCTTGCTTATGGTACAGAGACTATACCAAAAGTTGATGTTATTACAGGACCAGGAAATATTTTTGTAGCAACTGCTAAAAAAATGGTTTTTGGTGAAGTAAATATTGACATGATAGCAGGGCCGAGTGAAATTGGTATTTTGGCAGATGAGAGTGCGAATGCAAATCATTTGGCAATAGATCTGCTTTCTCAGGCAGAACATGATGAGATGGCAAGTTCTATTTTGATTACGCCATCACAAAAATTGGCTGATGCAGTTAAAATAGAGATAGAATCATGGCTTACAAAACTTCCTCGTCAAAAAATTGCAAGAAAATCTATAGAAGAACGCGGTGCAATTATCGTGACACAAACAATGGATGAAGCGATAGAGTTGATGAACAAAATAGCACCTGAACATCTCGAAGTTGCTACTATGAGTCCGTTTGAATTATTGCCCTATATCAAACATGCTGGAGCAATCTTTTTAGGCCACAATACGCCTGAAGCTATTGGTGATTATGTTGCAGGACCAAATCATACGCTTCCAACCGGTGGAACGGCAAAATTCTATTCACCGCTTGGTGTCGAAAACTTTATGAAAAAAAGTTCTATCATCTCATTTAGCTCTGCAGCTATCAATGAAATTGGTCAAGAGTGTGCATTAATAGCCAATACAGAAGGACTGACAGCGCATGAGCAGTCAGTACGTGTCAGACTTAAATAA
- a CDS encoding thioredoxin family protein, translating into MGKLLLIIVFLLTTSLMADEVHWAKDFTSGIEQATKENKPVLFVFSRHTCKYCVILEKTTFSDSRVIKELNNDFVSIIAYSDEGDAMPQELWRPGTPTIWFLMPNGQPMFQPLMGAVKENAFLQALDIVKKEFSEINKKKSGK; encoded by the coding sequence ATGGGTAAATTACTACTAATAATAGTATTTCTGCTAACAACATCTCTAATGGCCGATGAAGTGCACTGGGCAAAAGATTTTACATCAGGAATTGAACAGGCAACAAAAGAGAATAAACCTGTTTTGTTTGTATTTTCACGGCATACATGTAAGTATTGTGTGATTCTCGAGAAAACAACGTTTTCAGACTCCAGAGTTATAAAAGAGTTGAACAACGATTTTGTTTCTATTATAGCTTACAGTGATGAGGGTGATGCTATGCCACAAGAGTTGTGGAGACCGGGAACACCGACAATATGGTTTTTGATGCCAAACGGTCAGCCAATGTTTCAGCCTTTAATGGGTGCAGTAAAAGAAAATGCTTTTTTACAGGCTTTAGATATTGTAAAAAAAGAATTCTCAGAAATAAATAAGAAAAAAAGTGGAAAGTAA
- the nrfD gene encoding NrfD/PsrC family molybdoenzyme membrane anchor subunit, giving the protein MIHESLAATHAVVTLDVALPDVFWGWFVTMNMWAKSIGTGLIFMLFLLLRKNSSEMTGLRTSTLIVSFIMMNIFLLFTLADLHQPFRMWHIFFYPHWTSAITVGAWMATVFVGLEFLMIILGFQKKTESFDKLLFWVTLLAIPVTLYTAGIMAEASARELWQMSTESVQMILAATLSGSAAMILLGGSKLSDETKQFFGAILGLSALLAFIIYMSEYIFGGMKSEEVTAILAHVKGNGEYSTMFWIGQWVAYILPMLLVALSRVSKSNSLLSLAAILAIVGLWVVKHVWLVIPQLLPLS; this is encoded by the coding sequence ATGATACATGAATCTTTAGCTGCAACACATGCAGTAGTGACTTTGGACGTAGCATTACCAGACGTATTTTGGGGTTGGTTTGTTACAATGAATATGTGGGCAAAAAGTATAGGTACAGGTTTGATTTTTATGCTTTTCTTATTGCTTAGAAAAAATTCAAGTGAAATGACAGGTCTTAGAACTTCAACGCTTATTGTTTCATTTATTATGATGAACATTTTCTTATTGTTTACTTTGGCTGATTTACATCAACCATTTAGAATGTGGCATATCTTTTTCTATCCTCATTGGACGTCAGCTATTACAGTTGGTGCATGGATGGCAACGGTATTTGTTGGTTTAGAATTTTTGATGATTATTTTAGGGTTTCAAAAGAAAACAGAATCATTTGATAAACTTTTATTTTGGGTAACACTTCTTGCTATTCCTGTTACACTATATACTGCCGGTATTATGGCAGAGGCTAGTGCACGTGAATTGTGGCAAATGTCAACAGAATCAGTACAAATGATTCTAGCAGCAACTCTTTCTGGTTCTGCAGCAATGATTTTACTCGGCGGTTCAAAACTTAGTGACGAAACAAAACAATTTTTTGGAGCGATTTTAGGTTTAAGTGCTTTACTAGCATTTATAATTTACATGTCAGAATATATCTTTGGTGGAATGAAATCAGAAGAAGTAACAGCTATTTTAGCACATGTGAAAGGTAACGGTGAGTATTCAACTATGTTCTGGATAGGACAATGGGTTGCATATATTTTACCAATGTTATTGGTTGCTCTTTCAAGAGTCAGCAAAAGTAACAGTCTTTTAAGTCTTGCGGCTATTTTAGCAATCGTAGGTCTGTGGGTAGTAAAACATGTATGGCTTGTTATTCCACAATTATTACCATTGAGTTAA